One genomic segment of Paenibacillus xylanexedens includes these proteins:
- a CDS encoding YesL family protein, translating into MEFKGAMGGIYRLTEWITRLAATNLLWAICSSPFLFFLIMKLLVMQQNLANESLQMNWAIAIVAPLTLFPATSALFTVVRKWNMGDTDVPIFRTFFVGYKENYKQSLIGGIFYTLLFAIMYLDYTVYMTQFRNMQLVGIIMLVLLLLLFVSLFNFFSMVVHYHMSIGLIIKNAVLLTLIRPFRVFSTLLGSGLLFYIGFRYPVLFVFFIISIIAWFAFFNFYATFNKMQEQMEKMQLKKEEEEAAALAEQSGENGETSEPSDDKNITLQK; encoded by the coding sequence TTGGAATTTAAAGGAGCTATGGGTGGGATCTACCGGCTTACAGAGTGGATTACGAGACTGGCCGCAACCAATCTGTTGTGGGCTATTTGTTCGTCTCCGTTCTTGTTTTTCTTGATTATGAAACTGCTCGTGATGCAGCAGAACCTCGCAAACGAATCATTGCAAATGAACTGGGCTATAGCTATTGTGGCACCGCTTACACTGTTCCCGGCGACTTCGGCGCTGTTTACGGTTGTTCGTAAATGGAATATGGGCGATACGGATGTACCGATCTTCCGTACTTTCTTTGTAGGTTACAAGGAAAACTACAAGCAAAGTTTAATTGGGGGCATTTTTTACACACTGCTGTTCGCGATTATGTATCTGGATTATACAGTGTACATGACGCAGTTCCGCAATATGCAGCTCGTGGGAATCATCATGTTAGTACTGCTTCTCTTGTTATTTGTATCACTCTTTAACTTTTTCTCGATGGTTGTACACTATCATATGTCGATCGGACTCATTATCAAAAACGCGGTATTGCTTACGCTGATCAGACCATTCCGTGTATTTTCCACATTGCTGGGAAGTGGATTGCTGTTCTACATCGGTTTCCGTTATCCGGTCTTGTTCGTTTTCTTCATTATCAGCATCATTGCCTGGTTCGCTTTCTTTAACTTCTACGCAACCTTCAACAAGATGCAGGAGCAGATGGAGAAGATGCAACTCAAGAAGGAAGAAGAGGAAGCTGCTGCGCTGGCTGAACAATCAGGAGAGAATGGTGAAACATCTGAGCCATCAGACGACAAAAACATTACATTGCAAAAATAA
- a CDS encoding DUF1499 domain-containing protein, which translates to MTLKRTLVGIIRSMEGTSDRAKDPKLKTRYYNLSKDRAWEEVSSTLKKIPGYKVLHEVPSVGEVILEKRTTFGRTMDITVSIISVSPVRSAVDMYSASRGSLGDLGSNYRTIMNLFSVLDKKLSKYKAND; encoded by the coding sequence TTGACCTTAAAGAGAACGCTCGTCGGTATCATCCGCAGCATGGAGGGGACCAGCGATCGAGCCAAGGATCCCAAATTAAAAACACGGTATTATAACTTATCCAAAGACAGAGCCTGGGAAGAGGTCTCTTCGACACTCAAAAAGATTCCGGGTTATAAAGTGCTGCATGAAGTGCCTTCTGTTGGAGAAGTTATTCTGGAGAAGCGGACTACCTTTGGACGGACGATGGATATTACAGTTTCCATTATCTCAGTAAGTCCTGTTCGCAGTGCGGTGGATATGTATTCAGCTTCACGTGGTTCACTTGGAGACTTGGGTTCCAATTATCGCACGATTATGAACTTATTCTCTGTACTGGATAAAAAGCTAAGCAAGTATAAAGCAAATGATTGA
- the tpx gene encoding thiol peroxidase encodes MTQERTGAATFKGNPITLIGPELKVGDQAPDFTLSKNLVEDASLKDFAGKIKLISVVPSLDTGVCDAQTRRFNVEAGELGDNVVVLTVSVDLPFAQARWCGAAGVDRVVTLSDYKTRSFGEDYGVLIKEFQLDMRSIFVLDAEDRITYVEYLPEMTDSPNFEQAIAAVKALL; translated from the coding sequence ATGACACAAGAACGTACAGGCGCAGCCACATTTAAAGGCAACCCTATTACATTGATCGGACCCGAACTGAAAGTGGGCGATCAAGCACCTGATTTTACACTGAGCAAGAACCTGGTTGAGGATGCTTCCCTGAAAGACTTCGCAGGCAAAATCAAATTAATCAGCGTTGTTCCTTCCCTGGATACTGGCGTATGCGATGCGCAAACTCGTCGTTTCAACGTGGAAGCCGGAGAACTCGGAGACAATGTTGTTGTCTTGACAGTCAGCGTTGACCTTCCGTTTGCTCAGGCTCGTTGGTGTGGAGCAGCTGGTGTTGACCGCGTAGTTACATTGTCAGACTACAAAACACGTTCTTTCGGTGAAGACTACGGCGTTCTGATCAAAGAATTCCAACTCGACATGCGCTCCATTTTTGTTTTGGATGCCGAAGACCGGATTACATATGTGGAGTATTTGCCTGAAATGACAGACTCCCCTAACTTCGAACAAGCGATTGCTGCTGTAAAAGCTTTGCTGTAG
- a CDS encoding rhomboid family intramembrane serine protease — MIFIRYENWKGYLKYFPLTSLFLIANVVMFIVLTVNGGSTNNMVLLKFGALTNHELFAHEWWRYITSMFLHAGFSHLLFNSFALIVFAPPMERLLGSVRYGVLYLGGGVLGNILAVAWYNSVGSITISVGASGAIYAVYGAFLYVALFQRTMMDEASRKTMYTLLLFGIIFSFAMSGINWMAHLGGLLGGFFIYGLLIRLWKPRSLKR, encoded by the coding sequence ATGATATTTATTCGCTATGAGAACTGGAAAGGTTATTTGAAGTATTTCCCTTTGACGTCGCTTTTTTTAATTGCCAATGTAGTCATGTTTATTGTGTTAACGGTGAACGGTGGATCAACGAACAATATGGTGTTGCTGAAATTCGGGGCACTTACGAATCATGAATTGTTCGCGCATGAATGGTGGCGTTACATTACATCCATGTTCCTGCATGCGGGCTTCAGTCATTTATTGTTTAACAGCTTTGCGTTAATCGTATTTGCTCCACCGATGGAGCGGTTGCTCGGGTCGGTAAGGTATGGTGTATTGTACCTGGGTGGCGGTGTATTGGGTAATATTCTTGCTGTTGCGTGGTACAACTCGGTTGGGAGTATTACCATCTCGGTAGGTGCTTCAGGAGCGATCTATGCCGTCTATGGTGCATTCCTGTATGTAGCGCTGTTCCAGCGAACGATGATGGACGAGGCTTCGCGCAAAACAATGTACACATTACTTTTGTTCGGGATCATATTCTCCTTCGCCATGTCAGGCATCAACTGGATGGCTCACCTTGGCGGATTGTTGGGTGGATTCTTTATTTACGGACTGTTGATCAGATTGTGGAAACCCCGCAGCTTAAAGCGGTAG
- a CDS encoding LysR family transcriptional regulator, translating into MELRQLHYFLKVAQKEHVTQAAEELHVAQSAVSRQIHQLEEELGVDLFMQKGRNLQLTAVGQLFCKRIEGILKDLDKAVGEVHEFLDPEHGEIRIGFPHSLGIHLIPSVVAAFRQRYPNVKFRFKQGMFPTLIRDVLSGEVDLAFISPFPEKHDQVDGDIVLTEELHAILPPNHPLAGEETIALEQLKDDKFVLFSKGYSLRPIVWHACLEAGFTPKIAFEGEETDTIRGLVAAGMGVSLLPEMALFQTNPLQPAHVAISHPKVTRTIGLIHRAHDKLPLVAQSFRSFLLDYFGLQQNNTPSD; encoded by the coding sequence GTGGAATTAAGACAGTTGCATTACTTTTTGAAAGTGGCACAGAAGGAACATGTAACACAGGCTGCTGAAGAGTTGCATGTGGCACAGTCGGCGGTGAGTCGTCAGATTCATCAGCTGGAAGAAGAACTGGGCGTGGACCTTTTTATGCAAAAGGGACGAAACCTGCAGTTGACTGCAGTGGGGCAGCTTTTTTGCAAACGAATTGAAGGTATATTAAAAGATTTGGACAAGGCAGTTGGGGAAGTTCATGAGTTTCTGGACCCGGAGCATGGAGAGATTCGAATTGGGTTTCCGCATAGCCTGGGGATTCATCTCATTCCTTCCGTGGTGGCTGCTTTCCGTCAGCGCTACCCCAACGTGAAATTCAGATTTAAGCAGGGGATGTTCCCTACGCTGATTCGTGATGTGTTATCCGGAGAGGTAGACTTGGCATTCATTTCTCCTTTTCCAGAGAAGCATGATCAAGTAGATGGCGATATTGTACTCACGGAAGAATTACATGCCATCCTTCCTCCCAATCACCCGTTAGCTGGTGAAGAGACAATTGCGCTTGAACAGCTCAAGGATGATAAGTTCGTATTATTCAGCAAAGGTTATTCTCTTCGTCCTATTGTGTGGCATGCCTGTCTGGAAGCTGGTTTTACACCCAAGATTGCTTTTGAAGGGGAAGAGACCGACACCATCCGCGGATTGGTCGCTGCGGGCATGGGGGTCAGTCTTTTGCCTGAGATGGCGTTATTCCAGACGAACCCTTTGCAACCGGCACATGTGGCTATCTCCCATCCAAAAGTAACGCGAACTATCGGGTTAATTCATCGTGCGCATGATAAACTGCCGCTGGTTGCTCAGTCCTTTCGTTCATTCTTGCTTGATTATTTCGGTTTACAACAAAACAATACCCCATCCGATTAA
- a CDS encoding zinc metallopeptidase — MSFNNGMFVLIIIAFLLSLWAQFRVKGTFRRWSEVPNQNGMTGYDAARQMLDANGLHDVPIEPVRGTLSDHYDPINRVVRLSEPVYYENSISAVSVACHEVGHAIQHKESYPMLALRHRIFPIVNFASGLAPFLLIAGFIFNAMNLVGIGIIFFSVTVAFQLITLPVEFNASNRAREIMVSEGYIRNEEEKGVAKVLNAAALTYVAAALISLLELIRYIGIFNSRD; from the coding sequence ATGAGTTTTAATAACGGTATGTTCGTATTGATCATTATCGCCTTTTTGCTCTCTTTATGGGCGCAATTTCGCGTTAAAGGTACGTTTAGACGTTGGTCGGAGGTACCGAACCAGAACGGAATGACTGGTTACGATGCCGCTCGCCAGATGCTTGATGCTAACGGGCTGCATGATGTTCCAATTGAACCTGTACGCGGTACACTCTCTGATCACTATGATCCGATTAATCGGGTTGTACGTTTATCAGAACCAGTATATTACGAAAACTCAATCTCAGCTGTTTCGGTAGCGTGTCACGAAGTTGGCCACGCCATTCAGCATAAAGAAAGTTACCCTATGCTGGCACTGCGTCACCGGATCTTCCCAATTGTGAACTTTGCATCCGGATTAGCTCCATTCCTGTTGATTGCAGGATTCATCTTCAATGCCATGAACCTTGTAGGTATCGGTATCATTTTCTTCTCCGTAACTGTAGCATTCCAACTCATCACTTTACCGGTTGAGTTCAATGCAAGTAATCGTGCCAGAGAGATTATGGTATCCGAAGGGTACATCCGTAATGAAGAGGAAAAAGGTGTTGCAAAAGTTCTCAATGCCGCAGCCTTGACTTACGTTGCTGCAGCGTTGATCTCACTGCTTGAATTGATTCGTTACATCGGAATCTTCAACAGCCGCGATTAA
- a CDS encoding MerR family transcriptional regulator: protein MKLFRIGELAKTAGVSERTIDYYTKLGLIAPEERTQKNYRLYSNETLTRLERIVQMKQEKYSLDEIKQSLEKWRLVSTEEQVASKLTTLELHVQQLEREVNELKPLLGEMKPVQARKMMAGLLTKSAGTMEALKILLENTMM from the coding sequence ATGAAACTTTTTCGGATTGGCGAACTTGCCAAGACCGCTGGTGTTAGTGAACGGACGATTGATTATTACACAAAGCTTGGACTAATCGCTCCCGAAGAACGTACACAAAAAAATTATCGTCTCTATAGTAATGAAACTTTAACGAGGCTTGAACGTATTGTACAGATGAAACAAGAGAAGTATAGTCTCGACGAGATTAAACAATCTCTTGAGAAGTGGCGTCTGGTTAGTACAGAAGAACAAGTTGCCAGCAAACTGACAACATTGGAGCTTCATGTACAACAACTTGAGCGAGAGGTTAACGAACTCAAACCGCTACTTGGAGAGATGAAACCTGTACAAGCACGTAAAATGATGGCAGGACTCCTCACCAAAAGTGCCGGTACAATGGAGGCACTAAAAATCTTGCTTGAGAACACCATGATGTAG
- a CDS encoding ammonium transporter produces MRKKWLVSVLVMLTLFAFPVSAFAAAEGPTNIELQSGLNSAFTFLAVVLVFLMQGGFALLEAGSTRMKNAGHIAGKTILTLGISVIAFWALGFGLGFGNGNSFFGTTGFFLSGDKMAASFESLAFSDVPLTIKFVFHLAFAAVSLAIACGGMAERAKMSVYIVFGTLYTIIMYPVVAHWVWGGGWLAELGMQDFAGSTVVHLTGATAALVATILLKPRIGKYNKDGKPNIIPGHNQVYSVLGVIILWIGWFGFNPGSTLSAMGDGFFGYVALTTNVAAAAGGVAALLISWAVLGKSDIPSMLNGVLAALVAITGACAFVEPWAALVIGALAGIITFFTAQYFDRKGIDDPIYAFSVHGIAGMWGAISTGLFATPELAENAGVGQAGLFYGGGFHQLGVQLLGLAGAFAFVLVMSFIILGGMKAIMGIRVTEEEETMGLDISEHGTYGYPEQMKNVDSKSNGGTFSS; encoded by the coding sequence ATGAGAAAGAAATGGTTGGTTTCCGTGTTAGTAATGCTTACTTTGTTCGCTTTTCCGGTCAGCGCATTTGCGGCTGCGGAGGGTCCGACTAACATTGAACTTCAAAGTGGTTTGAACTCAGCCTTTACGTTTCTGGCTGTTGTACTGGTGTTCTTGATGCAAGGGGGATTTGCTTTACTCGAAGCGGGTTCAACACGAATGAAGAATGCAGGACACATTGCGGGTAAGACCATCCTGACATTGGGAATTTCAGTTATTGCCTTCTGGGCTTTGGGTTTCGGTCTTGGTTTCGGTAATGGTAACAGCTTCTTTGGAACAACAGGATTCTTCCTGAGTGGTGACAAGATGGCTGCTTCCTTCGAATCACTGGCTTTCTCCGATGTTCCACTGACTATTAAATTCGTATTCCACCTCGCCTTTGCGGCGGTATCTCTGGCCATTGCCTGCGGTGGTATGGCTGAACGTGCAAAGATGAGCGTATATATTGTTTTCGGTACTCTTTATACCATTATCATGTATCCGGTTGTTGCTCACTGGGTATGGGGCGGCGGCTGGTTGGCTGAGCTGGGTATGCAAGACTTTGCAGGATCGACGGTTGTTCACTTGACTGGTGCGACTGCAGCATTGGTAGCGACCATCTTGTTGAAACCACGTATTGGTAAATATAACAAAGACGGCAAACCTAACATCATTCCAGGTCACAACCAAGTGTATTCCGTACTCGGGGTTATTATCCTCTGGATCGGTTGGTTCGGATTCAACCCAGGTAGTACATTATCTGCCATGGGGGATGGATTCTTCGGTTATGTTGCATTAACTACTAACGTAGCTGCTGCAGCCGGTGGTGTTGCTGCACTGTTGATCTCATGGGCAGTACTTGGTAAGTCAGATATTCCTAGCATGTTAAACGGTGTGCTTGCGGCACTCGTTGCAATTACAGGAGCATGTGCATTCGTTGAACCTTGGGCAGCGCTGGTTATCGGTGCTCTGGCGGGTATCATCACATTCTTCACAGCACAGTACTTCGATCGTAAAGGAATTGACGATCCAATCTACGCTTTCTCCGTGCATGGTATTGCTGGTATGTGGGGTGCGATCTCCACAGGTTTGTTCGCTACTCCTGAACTTGCCGAGAATGCTGGTGTAGGTCAAGCGGGTCTGTTCTATGGCGGTGGATTCCACCAATTGGGCGTACAGCTTCTCGGTCTGGCAGGTGCTTTTGCCTTCGTACTGGTCATGTCCTTCATTATTCTGGGCGGAATGAAAGCAATCATGGGCATCCGTGTTACTGAAGAAGAAGAAACAATGGGTCTGGATATCAGTGAGCACGGTACTTACGGATACCCTGAACAAATGAAAAATGTAGATTCTAAATCCAATGGTGGTACGTTCAGCTCCTGA
- a CDS encoding DUF294 nucleotidyltransferase-like domain-containing protein, with product MEPISYANYSWSYQGIDGAVSSQELRQARVILQNELQELLSASLSPIEWYQTVNELHDRIARKAVELCIQGMVEEGFGQPPVPYAFIVFGSSGREEATLWSDQDNGMIISDTPHEGKEEYFAQLGQRMTDMLEELGYAKCEGKVMCSEPLWRKTLASWKQQLADWSSDLNWEPVRNLIIASDMRFVAGEQSLAEEWITSFYEQFRLVPELSDAVLRNTVKHKATLNVLGRVVTERFGEHAGGFDVKYGLYIPLVNSARYLALQHGIKESSTLKRMERLTSLEAVPFTLLDACQRAFLAALKFRRSTPVVIQGDLQHSSGFLDEKQMKQKQIHYELRDTLGLVRRVHRALQRQLRFAERRRP from the coding sequence ATGGAACCCATCTCGTATGCAAACTATTCCTGGTCTTATCAGGGAATCGATGGTGCGGTGTCTTCTCAAGAACTGCGCCAGGCACGTGTGATATTACAGAACGAGCTCCAGGAATTGTTGTCCGCTTCCTTGTCGCCGATCGAGTGGTACCAAACGGTAAATGAACTGCATGACCGGATTGCACGGAAAGCAGTAGAGTTATGCATTCAGGGGATGGTTGAGGAAGGCTTCGGCCAACCTCCCGTCCCCTATGCCTTTATCGTATTTGGCAGTTCCGGCAGGGAAGAAGCAACATTATGGAGTGATCAGGATAATGGCATGATCATTAGCGATACCCCGCACGAAGGTAAAGAGGAATATTTTGCTCAGCTCGGACAGCGAATGACGGATATGTTGGAAGAGCTTGGTTACGCCAAGTGCGAAGGCAAAGTCATGTGCTCTGAGCCACTCTGGAGAAAAACGCTGGCGTCATGGAAGCAACAATTAGCAGATTGGAGCTCGGATCTGAATTGGGAGCCCGTTCGTAATCTGATTATTGCTTCAGACATGCGTTTTGTTGCAGGTGAGCAAAGTCTGGCAGAGGAATGGATCACGAGTTTTTATGAACAGTTCAGACTGGTTCCTGAACTTTCGGATGCTGTTCTTCGCAATACGGTTAAACATAAAGCTACATTAAATGTACTTGGACGTGTGGTCACAGAACGATTTGGTGAACATGCAGGTGGATTTGATGTCAAGTATGGTTTGTACATTCCACTGGTGAACAGTGCCCGTTATTTGGCTTTGCAACATGGGATCAAGGAGTCATCTACGTTAAAAAGAATGGAGAGACTGACTTCACTTGAAGCTGTTCCATTTACATTACTGGATGCATGCCAGCGGGCCTTCTTAGCTGCTTTGAAATTTCGCAGAAGTACACCGGTTGTCATCCAAGGGGATTTGCAACATAGCAGTGGGTTCCTGGATGAGAAACAGATGAAACAAAAGCAAATTCATTATGAGCTCAGGGATACGCTCGGGTTGGTACGACGAGTGCATCGTGCTTTGCAAAGACAGTTGCGTTTTGCAGAAAGGAGACGTCCATGA
- a CDS encoding exonuclease domain-containing protein: MREPARGNTGFWNSLRHGGVPSAIASIMGAPTAQHMAFIRSMMREQRRPEVLHTPLNELDAVVFDLETTGFSPQHGDEIISFGAVRIHGGVVLEGEQFYTVVQSKTAVPEHITELTGITQEMTLDAPTLLEGLHDFMSFVGGNVLIAHASAHDRAFLNAALWRTSKVRLTHRLIDTMMLARWLEPSRPGYGLDELLESRGIPIYGRHHALEDSKMTAQLWSCYLEDMVRRNVETLGDLYTQLSHA; this comes from the coding sequence ATGAGAGAGCCGGCAAGGGGCAATACAGGATTCTGGAATTCGCTGCGTCATGGAGGGGTTCCTTCCGCCATCGCTTCCATAATGGGAGCCCCTACGGCGCAACACATGGCGTTTATCCGTTCGATGATGAGAGAACAGCGCAGACCTGAGGTTCTGCATACACCTCTAAATGAGCTGGACGCAGTTGTATTTGATCTGGAAACGACGGGTTTTTCGCCCCAGCATGGGGATGAGATTATCTCATTTGGTGCGGTCCGTATACATGGTGGTGTGGTACTGGAAGGAGAACAGTTCTATACGGTGGTGCAGTCCAAGACTGCGGTTCCGGAACATATTACTGAACTTACAGGTATTACACAGGAGATGACGCTTGACGCACCGACTTTGCTGGAAGGGCTGCATGATTTCATGTCTTTTGTAGGTGGAAATGTTCTGATTGCACACGCAAGTGCGCATGATCGAGCTTTTCTGAATGCAGCTCTGTGGCGGACTTCAAAGGTAAGGCTGACACATCGTTTAATCGATACGATGATGTTGGCCCGCTGGCTTGAACCGAGCAGGCCGGGATATGGTCTGGATGAATTGCTGGAATCCAGAGGGATTCCGATCTATGGACGTCATCATGCACTGGAAGATTCAAAAATGACTGCACAGTTATGGTCCTGTTATCTGGAGGACATGGTGCGTAGAAATGTGGAGACCTTGGGTGATTTGTATACCCAGCTAAGTCACGCATAA
- a CDS encoding M67 family metallopeptidase: MAALHGQQNAFYIPSSVEQEMSKHMFLSLPQEACGVMLGETAAGGIRISRFQPIRNVAPDPLHHFTLDDAEWIRCVFSEPKLIGIFHSHPQTKPVPSLEDLQALPAFAGLLQMYLIGSPDLTSGSRSHMHLNGYLIESSKESQDPAQHVVPSYNLLPVPLCVT, from the coding sequence ATGGCAGCACTTCACGGGCAGCAAAACGCCTTCTACATCCCCTCTTCCGTAGAACAAGAGATGTCAAAGCACATGTTCCTTTCGCTGCCGCAAGAAGCCTGCGGGGTTATGCTGGGTGAAACCGCAGCGGGCGGTATACGAATCAGTCGGTTTCAGCCCATTCGTAACGTAGCACCTGACCCGCTGCACCATTTTACTCTGGACGATGCCGAATGGATTCGGTGCGTATTCTCCGAGCCTAAGCTCATTGGTATCTTCCATTCTCATCCCCAGACCAAGCCTGTTCCTTCCTTAGAGGACTTGCAAGCTCTTCCGGCCTTCGCCGGTTTGCTTCAGATGTACCTCATCGGCTCACCCGACCTTACAAGCGGGTCGCGATCTCATATGCATCTGAACGGTTATCTGATTGAATCTTCGAAGGAATCGCAGGATCCGGCACAACACGTTGTGCCTTCATACAATCTGCTTCCCGTTCCGTTATGCGTGACTTAG
- a CDS encoding TlpA family protein disulfide reductase, with the protein MKRNIYILLGVVLLVGIALAQNAGDGIAAVFKQEEPMPTETGPRAGLLAPAFSLTAMDGKTYSVGGAKDKATFVSFWASWCEPCKQEAPELNRMAAKYKDKLDMYGVNVTSYDKLKDAKVFVDEYQLTFPIPLDEKGTVYAQYNGVAFPTNVLIDSRGVIQEIVLGILPEKELERKIEKLIAN; encoded by the coding sequence ATGAAACGAAACATATACATACTCCTTGGTGTTGTCTTGCTGGTTGGTATTGCACTGGCCCAGAATGCGGGAGACGGCATTGCAGCCGTCTTTAAGCAGGAAGAACCGATGCCTACAGAGACGGGACCACGTGCGGGTCTTCTGGCACCTGCTTTTTCTCTGACAGCAATGGATGGAAAGACGTACAGTGTGGGCGGTGCCAAAGATAAGGCCACATTTGTCAGTTTCTGGGCATCCTGGTGTGAGCCGTGTAAGCAGGAAGCTCCGGAGCTGAACAGAATGGCTGCGAAATACAAGGATAAGCTTGACATGTATGGGGTTAATGTAACGTCATACGATAAACTCAAAGATGCCAAAGTTTTTGTGGATGAGTACCAACTGACGTTCCCTATTCCCTTGGATGAGAAGGGGACTGTGTATGCTCAATACAATGGGGTTGCTTTTCCAACGAATGTTCTGATTGACTCCAGAGGAGTTATCCAGGAGATTGTTCTGGGCATATTACCCGAGAAAGAGTTGGAACGTAAGATTGAAAAGTTAATTGCCAATTAA
- the cimA gene encoding citramalate synthase, whose protein sequence is MSKAISIFDTTLRDGTQGEGVSLSADDKLKIAKKLDDLGVHYIEGGIPGSNTKDIEFFKRVKELNLNAKVVAFGSTRRKGSVASEDANLKRMIESGAQAATLVGKSWDFHVHTALQTTLEENLSMIYDSIAYLKQNGMEVIFDAEHFFDGFKHNPEYAQAVLTKAHEAGADWLVMCDTNGGTMPNEVHEIVSTLHRSLPHAHLGIHTHNDCELAVANTLSAVQAGARQVQGTMNGYGERCGNANLASIIPNLQLKLGYECVTEDSMRQLTNVARYVSEIANVNMPINQPYVGNAAFAHKGGIHVSAILRDSRTYEHIVPELVGNKQRVLVSELAGQSNIVSKAQELGLEFDPSSANSRQIIEKIKDLEHQGYQFEGADASLELLIREANGDMKELFTFESFKMLVEKTAGKSVVSEAFVKVNIAGTSAYTAAEGNGPVNALDNALRKALVQYFPSLANMHLSDYKVRVLDEKDATAAKVRVLIESKNTENTWNTVGVSENVIEASWEALVHSFRYALLQEKLQDEPGILPIPAHGISNH, encoded by the coding sequence ATGTCAAAGGCCATTTCCATCTTCGATACGACTTTACGTGACGGCACACAAGGGGAGGGTGTCAGCTTATCGGCAGACGACAAACTCAAAATTGCCAAAAAGCTTGATGACCTGGGTGTCCATTATATTGAAGGCGGAATTCCCGGCAGCAATACCAAGGACATTGAGTTTTTCAAAAGAGTCAAGGAATTAAACCTGAACGCAAAGGTTGTTGCTTTTGGCAGTACCCGTCGAAAAGGCAGTGTTGCTAGTGAAGACGCCAACCTGAAGCGCATGATCGAATCTGGTGCTCAGGCTGCAACCCTGGTCGGTAAATCATGGGACTTCCATGTGCACACCGCTTTGCAGACTACATTGGAAGAAAACTTGTCCATGATCTATGATTCCATCGCCTATCTGAAGCAGAATGGTATGGAAGTAATCTTTGATGCAGAACACTTCTTTGACGGATTCAAACATAACCCGGAGTATGCTCAAGCGGTCTTGACCAAGGCTCACGAGGCTGGCGCGGACTGGCTCGTCATGTGTGATACCAATGGCGGGACGATGCCAAACGAGGTACACGAGATCGTATCCACACTGCATAGAAGCCTGCCTCACGCCCATCTCGGCATCCATACACATAATGATTGTGAACTGGCCGTGGCCAACACACTCAGCGCTGTACAAGCCGGAGCCCGTCAGGTTCAAGGAACGATGAACGGTTATGGGGAGCGTTGCGGTAACGCCAATCTCGCATCCATTATCCCGAACCTGCAACTGAAACTTGGTTATGAATGTGTTACTGAGGATTCCATGAGACAACTTACAAACGTGGCTCGTTATGTTAGTGAGATTGCCAATGTGAATATGCCGATTAATCAGCCTTATGTCGGCAATGCTGCTTTTGCTCACAAAGGTGGAATTCACGTCTCTGCCATCCTGCGGGATTCACGTACCTATGAACACATCGTGCCTGAACTGGTTGGTAACAAACAACGTGTGCTGGTCTCTGAACTTGCCGGACAAAGTAACATTGTATCCAAAGCACAGGAACTGGGGCTTGAGTTCGATCCAAGCAGTGCCAATTCACGTCAGATTATTGAGAAGATCAAAGACCTGGAACATCAGGGTTACCAGTTCGAAGGTGCAGATGCTTCGCTTGAATTGTTAATTCGTGAAGCGAACGGTGACATGAAAGAATTGTTCACGTTTGAATCATTCAAAATGCTTGTGGAGAAAACGGCGGGCAAATCCGTTGTTTCTGAAGCTTTTGTCAAAGTGAATATCGCTGGAACAAGCGCTTATACCGCTGCTGAGGGCAATGGTCCGGTTAACGCACTCGATAACGCCCTTCGGAAAGCGCTGGTGCAATACTTCCCTTCACTTGCCAACATGCATCTGTCGGACTACAAAGTGCGTGTTCTGGATGAGAAGGATGCCACAGCTGCTAAAGTTCGTGTATTGATTGAATCCAAAAATACGGAAAACACATGGAACACTGTTGGTGTATCCGAGAACGTAATTGAAGCAAGTTGGGAAGCGCTCGTTCACAGTTTCCGCTATGCTTTGCTTCAAGAAAAATTACAGGATGAGCCGGGCATACTCCCTATTCCTGCTCATGGGATAAGCAACCACTAA